In Deltaproteobacteria bacterium GWC2_55_46, a single window of DNA contains:
- a CDS encoding septation protein SpoVG encodes MRITEIKVLPVDGDEKLKAYVTIKLDDCFVVRDMKVIKGNTGYFVAMPAKKMKDGTYRDLVHPLDKPTRQMLEDQVMDEFKKMQAGFEKGEQLSRAI; translated from the coding sequence ATGCGTATTACTGAGATCAAGGTGCTTCCGGTGGATGGGGATGAAAAGCTCAAGGCCTACGTGACGATAAAACTTGATGACTGCTTTGTCGTAAGGGACATGAAGGTCATCAAGGGCAATACCGGTTATTTCGTGGCCATGCCGGCGAAGAAGATGAAAGACGGCACGTACAGGGACCTTGTCCACCCTCTCGACAAACCAACAAGGCAGATGCTTGAAGACCAGGTCATGGATGAGTTCAAAAAGATGCAGGCCGGCTTCGAAAAAGGAGAGCAACTGTCAAGGGCTATCTGA
- a CDS encoding 3-isopropylmalate dehydratase large subunit: protein MTITEKILARHAGLKEVAPGQLINAKVDIALGNDITAPIAIHEFKRIGAKKVFNRNKVVLVPDHFTPNKDIKSATQVKILRDFAKEQKLTHYFEGGDVGVEHALLPEKGIVLPGDVVIGADSHTCTYGALGAFSTGVGSTDLAAVMVTGQIWFKVPESMRFVFRGKLNKWVGGKDLILRVIGDIGVDGALYKAMELCGPVIEKLSMESRMTMCNMAIEAGAKSGIIAPDAATKAYVEKRAERPYKFYESDPDAQYCKTIEYDCSKIEPTVACPHLPENTKNVSELKNITIDQVIIGSCTNGRLEDLKVAAKILKGKKAAKYVRLIVIPATPLIYSEAMKLGYFDIFLKAGAVISPPTCGPCLGGHMGILAAGERAVATTNRNFVGRMGDPKSEVYLASPAIAAASAVMGRIAHPDEVSK, encoded by the coding sequence ATGACGATTACAGAGAAGATCCTCGCCAGGCACGCCGGTTTGAAAGAGGTAGCTCCAGGACAGCTCATCAACGCGAAGGTCGATATCGCCCTTGGCAACGACATAACGGCTCCGATAGCCATCCATGAGTTCAAACGGATCGGCGCGAAGAAGGTATTCAACAGAAATAAGGTCGTGCTTGTACCCGACCACTTCACCCCTAATAAGGACATAAAGAGCGCAACACAGGTGAAGATACTGCGCGACTTCGCTAAAGAGCAGAAGCTTACCCATTACTTCGAGGGCGGGGACGTGGGTGTCGAGCACGCGCTCCTTCCCGAGAAGGGCATAGTGCTCCCCGGCGACGTGGTCATAGGGGCGGACTCACACACCTGCACATACGGGGCGCTCGGCGCCTTCTCAACCGGTGTAGGCTCTACCGACCTGGCCGCGGTCATGGTCACAGGACAGATATGGTTCAAGGTGCCGGAGTCGATGAGGTTCGTCTTCAGAGGAAAGCTCAATAAATGGGTGGGCGGCAAGGACCTGATACTCAGGGTCATCGGCGACATAGGCGTCGACGGCGCGCTCTACAAGGCGATGGAATTATGCGGCCCGGTGATAGAGAAGCTCTCGATGGAATCCAGGATGACCATGTGTAACATGGCGATAGAAGCTGGGGCGAAAAGCGGCATAATAGCCCCTGACGCCGCCACAAAGGCTTACGTCGAGAAGAGGGCCGAAAGGCCATACAAGTTTTACGAGAGCGACCCAGACGCGCAGTATTGCAAGACCATCGAGTACGACTGCTCGAAGATAGAGCCGACGGTTGCGTGCCCGCACCTTCCTGAGAACACGAAGAACGTCTCGGAGCTTAAGAACATCACCATAGACCAGGTCATCATAGGCTCGTGCACCAACGGCAGGCTTGAGGACTTGAAGGTAGCGGCGAAGATATTAAAGGGCAAGAAGGCCGCCAAGTACGTAAGGCTCATCGTAATACCGGCGACCCCGCTCATCTACAGCGAGGCGATGAAGCTCGGTTACTTTGACATATTCCTCAAGGCAGGCGCGGTCATAAGCCCGCCCACCTGCGGCCCGTGCCTCGGCGGCCACATGGGCATACTCGCCGCCGGAGAGAGGGCTGTTGCCACCACGAACAGGAACTTCGTCGGAAGGATGGGCGACCCCAAAAGCGAGGTCTACCTCGCCAGCCCGGCTATCGCCGCGGCATCAGCCGTAATGGGCAGGATAGCTCACCCTGACGAGGTATCAAAGTAA
- a CDS encoding phosphoribosylglycinamide formyltransferase yields the protein MVAIGVLVSGSGTNLQSIIEAVEKGKLDASIKVVISNIADAFALERARKHGIPTAVIRVKDFPEREAYDAEVVRVLKEHGVELVALAGFMRIISRVLLDAYHMRIMNIHPSLLPSFPGLEVQKAALDYGVKFSGCTVHFVDGGLDSGPIIIQAVVPVKDEDTVESLSKRILAEEHRIYPQAIQLFSEGRLEVRGRRVFVRKSEAPSGTMENPRAATF from the coding sequence ATGGTCGCTATAGGGGTGCTTGTCTCAGGCAGCGGGACGAATCTCCAGTCGATAATAGAAGCAGTTGAAAAAGGCAAGCTCGACGCCTCAATAAAGGTCGTCATAAGTAACATTGCCGATGCCTTCGCCCTCGAGCGCGCCAGAAAACACGGCATCCCCACGGCGGTCATACGGGTAAAGGACTTCCCCGAAAGAGAGGCCTATGACGCCGAAGTCGTCCGTGTCCTTAAGGAGCACGGCGTAGAGCTTGTCGCGCTCGCCGGGTTCATGAGGATAATATCGAGGGTCCTCCTTGACGCCTATCACATGAGGATAATGAACATACACCCCTCCCTTCTCCCGTCGTTCCCGGGCCTTGAGGTCCAGAAAGCGGCCCTCGACTATGGCGTAAAGTTCTCAGGCTGCACCGTCCACTTCGTCGACGGCGGACTCGACAGCGGCCCGATCATAATACAGGCTGTAGTGCCTGTAAAAGACGAGGACACAGTTGAGTCGCTTTCAAAGAGGATACTCGCCGAAGAGCACAGGATTTACCCGCAGGCGATACAGCTATTCTCAGAGGGCAGATTAGAGGTCAGGGGCCGGAGGGTATTCGTACGAAAGAGCGAGGCCCCCTCCGGGACGATGGAAAACCCCAGGGCTGCTACCTTTTAG
- a CDS encoding phosphoribosylformylglycinamidine cyclo-ligase translates to MKKLTYSQAGVNIDEGARLVSLIKPAVRSSYRKEVLGDIGGFGALFSGRFKGLKEPVLVSSTDGVGTKLMVAFMADRHDTVGIDLVAMSVNDILVSGAEPLFFLDYFATGKLDAKRAADVVTGIAKGCKLAGCALIGGETAEMPGLYKTGEYDLAGFAVGVADKKKLIDGSKIRPGDRVIGLASSGLHSNGFSLARKVIFDILKLKVKDRPKGFTTDIGSVLLAPTRIYVKPVLKLMKEHDVLGMAHITGGGFTDNIPRVLPDGVSVVIENGSWPVPPIFRLIKEGGSIETGEMLRTFNCGIGLILIVRAKDEKAVLIRLKALKEKAFTIGEVARRRGKGPQVEFTGKSGIL, encoded by the coding sequence ATGAAAAAACTTACATACAGTCAGGCAGGCGTTAACATCGACGAGGGCGCGAGGCTTGTAAGTCTCATCAAACCCGCTGTCCGGTCAAGCTACAGAAAAGAGGTGCTTGGAGATATCGGCGGCTTCGGAGCCCTCTTCTCCGGCAGGTTCAAGGGGCTTAAAGAGCCGGTCCTTGTCTCATCTACCGACGGGGTCGGGACAAAGCTCATGGTCGCCTTCATGGCAGACAGGCACGACACAGTCGGCATAGACCTTGTCGCCATGAGCGTAAACGACATACTCGTAAGCGGGGCAGAGCCGCTTTTCTTCCTCGACTATTTCGCAACCGGCAAGCTCGACGCGAAGAGGGCCGCGGATGTCGTAACTGGGATAGCAAAGGGATGCAAGCTCGCCGGATGCGCCCTCATAGGCGGAGAGACGGCTGAGATGCCAGGGCTATATAAAACAGGCGAATACGACCTCGCCGGTTTTGCCGTGGGTGTGGCGGACAAAAAAAAGCTCATCGACGGCTCGAAGATAAGGCCCGGTGACAGGGTCATTGGCCTTGCCTCAAGCGGCCTTCACAGCAACGGCTTTTCGCTGGCGAGGAAGGTCATATTCGATATCCTGAAGCTTAAGGTAAAAGACAGGCCGAAGGGCTTTACCACCGATATAGGCTCGGTCCTCCTTGCCCCCACCCGTATATACGTAAAACCGGTCCTCAAGCTCATGAAAGAGCACGACGTGCTCGGCATGGCCCATATCACAGGCGGCGGCTTTACAGACAATATCCCCAGGGTTCTTCCTGACGGGGTATCAGTGGTAATAGAAAATGGCTCATGGCCCGTCCCTCCGATATTCAGACTCATAAAGGAAGGCGGCTCGATAGAGACTGGAGAGATGCTCCGCACCTTCAACTGCGGCATAGGCCTTATCCTCATAGTCAGGGCAAAGGACGAGAAAGCCGTCCTCATAAGGCTCAAGGCCCTCAAGGAAAAGGCCTTTACCATCGGCGAGGTCGCCCGCCGCAGGGGCAAAGGCCCACAGGTAGAGTTCACAGGAAAATCGGGTATATTGTAA
- a CDS encoding 50S ribosomal protein L28: MAATCEICGKGPSFGNNVSHANNKTKRRWNPNLQPVKAIRNGKVKKIKACSRCIRTGAVVKAA, translated from the coding sequence GTGGCAGCCACATGTGAGATATGCGGAAAGGGCCCGTCATTCGGAAATAACGTAAGCCATGCCAACAACAAGACCAAGCGGAGGTGGAACCCCAACCTCCAGCCGGTCAAGGCCATCAGGAACGGCAAGGTCAAGAAGATAAAGGCTTGCAGCAGGTGCATCCGTACAGGGGCCGTTGTAAAGGCCGCCTAA
- a CDS encoding 2-isopropylmalate synthase, with product MTENRVRIFDTTLRDGEQSPGASMNAEEKITVAKQLAKLGVDVIEAGFAYSSPGDFDSVRRIAHEVEGPVICSLARCKPEDIDAAAAALKGAPKTRIHTFISTSEIHLKHQFRLTQKQALERAIEMVKMARGHMEDVEFSAMDASRTEPAFLYEMIEAVIEAGACTVNIPDTVGYALPEQFGALIRGIRENVRNIDRAVISVHCHNDLGLSVANSLAAVVNGARQIECTINGIGERAGNASLEEIVMILKTRKDILGLDTGIVTEQIYPTSRLVSGITGIMVQPNKAIVGDNAFAHESGIHQDGLLKDKSTYEIMVPESVGISRSTLVMGKHSGRHAFKTRLAELGYELSTEGLDKAFERFKKLADQKKEVFDEDIEAIVQDEVLRIEMPDRYRLVKLNVKSGTDTTPSAEVEMEVGGATVKESGSGDGPVDAAYNVIAKITGTKSTLLKYSVNAITGGTDAQGEVTVRLREGEQIVLGQGSHTDIIVASAKAYINALNRLEYRKKDRRESLVL from the coding sequence ATGACGGAGAACAGGGTAAGGATATTCGATACCACTTTAAGGGACGGTGAGCAGTCCCCCGGCGCCTCTATGAACGCCGAGGAGAAGATAACCGTCGCCAAGCAGCTCGCCAAGCTCGGCGTAGACGTAATAGAGGCGGGTTTCGCCTATAGCTCTCCGGGGGACTTCGACAGCGTAAGGAGGATAGCGCACGAGGTCGAGGGGCCTGTCATCTGCAGCCTGGCGAGGTGCAAGCCGGAGGACATAGACGCCGCCGCCGCCGCTCTCAAGGGCGCTCCAAAAACAAGGATACACACCTTTATCTCGACCTCTGAAATACATCTCAAGCACCAGTTCAGGCTGACTCAGAAGCAGGCGCTTGAACGGGCCATAGAGATGGTCAAGATGGCGCGGGGGCACATGGAGGACGTGGAGTTCTCGGCCATGGACGCCTCCCGCACAGAGCCAGCCTTCCTCTATGAGATGATAGAGGCTGTAATAGAGGCCGGGGCGTGTACGGTCAACATACCGGATACCGTCGGCTACGCCCTCCCTGAGCAGTTCGGCGCGCTCATAAGGGGCATAAGGGAGAACGTAAGGAACATCGACAGGGCCGTGATATCGGTACACTGCCATAATGACCTGGGGCTTTCGGTAGCTAATTCGCTCGCGGCCGTGGTGAACGGCGCCAGACAGATCGAGTGCACTATAAACGGCATCGGCGAGAGGGCGGGTAACGCCTCTCTCGAAGAGATAGTCATGATACTCAAGACCAGAAAGGACATCCTCGGCCTTGACACAGGCATCGTGACGGAGCAGATATACCCGACGAGCAGGCTCGTAAGCGGCATAACGGGCATCATGGTGCAGCCCAACAAGGCCATCGTCGGCGACAACGCTTTTGCGCACGAGTCCGGCATACACCAGGACGGCCTCTTGAAGGATAAGTCGACCTACGAGATAATGGTGCCCGAGTCGGTCGGCATCTCCCGCTCCACGCTCGTCATGGGAAAGCACTCCGGGCGGCACGCCTTCAAGACAAGGCTCGCCGAGCTCGGCTACGAGCTTTCCACAGAGGGGCTCGACAAGGCATTCGAGAGGTTCAAGAAGCTCGCTGACCAGAAAAAAGAGGTCTTTGACGAGGACATCGAGGCCATAGTCCAGGACGAGGTCCTTCGTATAGAAATGCCCGACAGGTACAGGCTCGTAAAGCTCAATGTGAAGAGCGGCACCGACACCACCCCTTCCGCCGAGGTCGAGATGGAGGTCGGGGGCGCGACCGTAAAGGAGTCCGGATCCGGCGACGGGCCGGTTGACGCGGCCTATAACGTCATCGCGAAGATAACCGGCACGAAGAGTACGCTCCTCAAGTACTCCGTAAACGCCATCACAGGCGGCACTGACGCGCAGGGAGAGGTCACGGTGAGGCTCAGGGAGGGCGAGCAGATCGTCCTCGGCCAGGGCTCGCATACCGATATAATAGTGGCGAGCGCGAAGGCATATATAAACGCGCTCAACAGGCTCGAGTACAGGAAGAAGGACAGGCGCGAAAGCCTGGTGTTGTAA
- a CDS encoding cyclic pyranopterin phosphate synthase MoaA, which produces MIMKPLVDAYERKIEYLRLSVTDRCNLRCVYCMPPEGIELAEPKNILRYEEMLRLARIAAANGVKKIRVTGGEPLVRKGIVEFLHEIADIPGIEDLSLTTNGVLLKEYARSLKEAGLNRVNVSLDSLKRDRFIKMTRGDNLQQVLDGLDEALKVGLTPVKINMVVIKGFNDDEIVDFALLSRTRPFHVRYIEYMPFNTQEGWQRDKCLTAREIKEIIEAAAGPLEPVSDQTGAGGPARRFRFKGAPGEVGLISPVSEHFCGSCNRLRLTSDGKLRTCLFSDNEVDLRTPLRDGSSDEEIVRILQEAVREKPKGHTINENIFKKCSRTMSLIGG; this is translated from the coding sequence ATGATTATGAAGCCCCTTGTAGACGCATACGAACGCAAGATAGAGTACCTGCGCCTTTCTGTTACAGACAGGTGCAACCTGCGCTGCGTTTATTGTATGCCGCCGGAGGGCATAGAGCTTGCCGAGCCGAAGAACATCCTCCGGTACGAAGAGATGCTCCGTCTCGCCAGGATCGCCGCTGCCAACGGGGTAAAAAAGATAAGGGTCACAGGCGGAGAGCCGCTTGTAAGGAAAGGGATAGTCGAATTCCTTCACGAGATAGCCGATATCCCCGGCATAGAGGACTTGAGCCTTACCACTAACGGAGTGCTCCTTAAGGAGTACGCGCGGAGCTTGAAGGAGGCCGGGCTCAACAGGGTCAACGTAAGCCTCGATTCATTGAAAAGGGACAGGTTCATCAAGATGACCCGCGGGGACAATCTCCAGCAGGTGCTCGACGGCCTTGACGAGGCGTTAAAAGTCGGTCTGACACCTGTAAAGATAAACATGGTCGTCATAAAGGGCTTTAACGACGACGAGATAGTCGACTTTGCGCTGCTCTCCAGGACAAGGCCATTCCATGTGCGCTATATCGAGTATATGCCCTTCAACACCCAGGAGGGCTGGCAGAGGGACAAGTGCTTGACCGCAAGGGAGATAAAAGAGATCATCGAAGCGGCGGCAGGCCCGCTTGAGCCTGTCTCCGACCAGACGGGCGCGGGAGGCCCGGCAAGGCGCTTCAGGTTCAAGGGGGCCCCAGGCGAGGTAGGCCTCATAAGCCCGGTATCTGAGCACTTCTGCGGCTCCTGCAACAGGCTCCGCCTCACCTCCGACGGCAAGTTGAGGACCTGCCTCTTTTCTGACAACGAAGTAGACTTAAGGACGCCGCTCCGGGATGGCTCAAGCGATGAAGAGATAGTCAGGATACTTCAGGAGGCCGTGCGCGAAAAACCCAAGGGGCATACGATAAACGAGAACATATTCAAGAAGTGCAGCAGGACGATGAGCCTGATAGGCGGGTAG
- a CDS encoding 3-isopropylmalate dehydrogenase gives MGEAIKVLKAVGKKFNVEFVLAEALVGGASIDAYGNPLTDDVLKLALGSDAVMLGAVGGTKWEALDYSIRPERALLALRKELGLFANLRPAKIYNELIEASTLKAEVIEGVDLLVVRELTGGLYFGTPKGIEKLPDGTERGVNTMVYTTPEIERIAKVGFEVARKRGKKLCSVDKANVLETTELWRKVVVRMSREYPDIELSHMYVDNCAMQLIRNPKQFDVIVTENTFGDILSDEASMLTGSIGMLPSASLGAEKNRAMYEPIHGSAPDIAGKGIANPIATILSAAMMLKYSFDMNEASDIIESAVEKVLAKGYRTADIMQPGKKRVSCVEMGEAVLNEL, from the coding sequence ATGGGCGAGGCCATAAAGGTCCTCAAGGCCGTCGGGAAAAAATTCAACGTCGAGTTCGTTCTTGCCGAGGCACTTGTCGGAGGCGCTTCGATAGACGCCTACGGAAATCCCCTTACAGATGACGTATTGAAGCTCGCCCTCGGGAGCGACGCGGTCATGCTCGGGGCCGTGGGCGGCACCAAGTGGGAAGCACTTGATTATTCGATCAGGCCGGAGAGGGCTCTTCTGGCATTGAGGAAAGAGCTGGGACTCTTTGCGAATCTGAGGCCCGCGAAGATATACAACGAGCTGATAGAAGCCTCTACGCTGAAGGCGGAGGTCATTGAAGGAGTTGACCTGCTTGTCGTGAGGGAGCTTACGGGCGGGCTCTATTTCGGCACACCAAAGGGGATCGAGAAGCTACCTGACGGCACCGAACGCGGGGTCAACACTATGGTCTACACCACCCCGGAGATAGAGCGCATCGCCAAGGTAGGCTTTGAAGTCGCCAGGAAACGCGGGAAGAAGCTCTGCAGCGTGGACAAGGCAAACGTGCTTGAGACGACCGAGCTCTGGAGGAAGGTCGTCGTCAGGATGAGCAGGGAGTACCCCGATATCGAGCTAAGCCACATGTACGTCGACAACTGCGCCATGCAGCTCATAAGGAACCCGAAGCAGTTCGACGTCATAGTGACCGAGAACACCTTCGGCGATATATTGTCTGACGAGGCCTCGATGTTGACGGGCTCTATAGGCATGCTCCCGTCGGCGAGCCTTGGGGCCGAGAAGAACAGGGCCATGTACGAGCCCATACACGGCAGCGCCCCTGACATAGCTGGCAAGGGGATAGCGAACCCCATCGCGACCATCCTTTCGGCTGCGATGATGCTCAAGTACTCGTTTGACATGAACGAGGCTTCTGACATCATAGAGAGCGCCGTAGAGAAGGTGCTCGCCAAGGGCTACAGGACCGCCGATATCATGCAGCCAGGAAAGAAAAGGGTCAGCTGTGTTGAGATGGGTGAGGCGGTGTTGAACGAGCTGTAA
- a CDS encoding GTP pyrophosphokinase has translation MVRLEDILEKIAAYSPKADLELVKKAYVVSGVIHQGQIRQSGEPYLTHPLEVAKILADLKMDVQSVATGLLHDTVEDTHTTIERIEELFGAEIAGLVDGLTKLSKMTFEKKADREAENFRKMILAMGRDIRVILIKLADRLHNMRTLGALPPAKQRKIAQETLDIYAPLANRLGIGWIKTELEDLAFMYLEPERYKDLKDKLAAAINVKENFIGTVKEQIEDRLREHGVEGDVSGRPKHLTSIYKKMKEQDVEFDKIYDIMAFRVIVKSLKDCYGVLGIIHSTWKPVPGRFKDYIAIPKLNMYQSLHTTVVGPFGVRMEVQIRTEEMHRVAEYGIAAHWKYKEGREGEKGKDDRSFAWLRQLLEFQRDLKDSEEFMDSLKVGLFPEEVFVFTPKGDIKQFPLGATPIDFAYSVHTDIGNRCSGSKANGRMVPLKYKLRNGDIVEIITTQNHHPSKDWLKFVVSSRAKARIRQWIKTEERAKSITLGRDILEKEISRHGLEPGKVLKSDDLEKIASGMGMQGTDSLYASVGYGRISINQVLGKLLPPDKLKESQKFSFKRMFDKWKPAEKDRSAIIVRGVEDVLVRFAGCCNPLPGDEIEGFITHGQGVSVHATGCPNLLHIDRDRRIEVAWDKKARSMRPVSIQVVSRNEKGLLAEMTNAIKTADANITSADIRTDQDNKAICTFEVEVSDANHLKTIISALKKIKKVSKVERIKALKARESEAESVS, from the coding sequence ATGGTCAGACTTGAAGACATATTGGAGAAGATAGCGGCCTACAGCCCCAAGGCGGACCTGGAGCTTGTAAAGAAGGCCTATGTCGTCTCCGGGGTCATCCACCAGGGGCAGATAAGGCAGTCCGGGGAGCCGTACCTTACCCACCCGCTGGAGGTCGCGAAGATCCTCGCGGACCTTAAGATGGACGTCCAGAGCGTCGCCACGGGGCTTTTGCACGATACCGTCGAGGACACCCATACCACCATAGAGAGGATAGAGGAGCTTTTCGGGGCCGAGATAGCCGGCCTTGTCGACGGACTTACCAAGTTGAGCAAGATGACCTTCGAGAAGAAGGCAGACCGCGAGGCCGAGAACTTTCGAAAGATGATCCTTGCCATGGGCCGGGACATCAGGGTCATCCTCATAAAGCTTGCCGACAGGCTCCATAATATGCGGACCCTCGGGGCGCTACCGCCAGCCAAACAGAGGAAGATCGCACAGGAAACGCTCGATATCTACGCGCCTTTGGCAAACAGGCTCGGCATAGGCTGGATAAAGACCGAGCTTGAGGACCTGGCCTTCATGTACCTTGAGCCGGAGAGGTACAAGGACTTAAAAGACAAGCTCGCCGCGGCCATAAACGTAAAGGAAAACTTCATCGGCACCGTCAAGGAGCAGATAGAGGACAGGCTCAGGGAGCACGGGGTAGAAGGAGATGTCTCCGGGAGGCCGAAGCACCTGACCAGCATCTATAAGAAGATGAAGGAGCAGGACGTAGAGTTCGACAAGATCTACGACATCATGGCATTCAGGGTCATAGTTAAGTCTTTGAAAGACTGCTACGGTGTCCTGGGCATCATCCACTCTACCTGGAAGCCGGTGCCGGGCAGGTTCAAGGACTATATCGCCATACCCAAGCTCAACATGTATCAGTCCCTCCATACCACGGTAGTAGGCCCGTTCGGGGTGAGGATGGAGGTGCAGATACGGACCGAGGAGATGCACAGGGTCGCCGAGTACGGCATAGCAGCCCACTGGAAGTACAAGGAAGGCAGGGAGGGTGAGAAGGGCAAGGACGACAGGAGCTTCGCGTGGCTCCGCCAGCTCCTTGAGTTCCAGAGGGACCTGAAGGACTCGGAAGAGTTCATGGACTCTCTTAAGGTCGGGCTTTTCCCGGAGGAGGTCTTCGTCTTTACCCCCAAGGGCGACATAAAGCAGTTCCCGCTGGGCGCTACACCTATCGACTTCGCCTACTCTGTCCATACGGACATAGGCAACAGGTGCTCTGGCTCCAAGGCCAACGGCAGGATGGTGCCGCTTAAGTACAAGCTCAGGAACGGGGACATAGTTGAGATAATCACGACCCAGAACCATCACCCGTCCAAGGACTGGCTAAAGTTCGTCGTTAGCTCCAGGGCAAAGGCCAGGATACGGCAGTGGATAAAGACCGAGGAGAGGGCAAAGTCCATTACTCTCGGAAGGGATATACTGGAAAAGGAGATATCCAGGCACGGCCTTGAGCCTGGTAAGGTGCTTAAATCCGACGACCTTGAAAAGATAGCATCGGGTATGGGGATGCAGGGGACCGACTCGTTGTACGCCTCGGTCGGCTATGGCAGGATATCCATCAATCAGGTGTTGGGCAAGCTCCTGCCGCCGGATAAGCTCAAAGAGAGCCAGAAGTTCTCCTTCAAGAGAATGTTCGACAAGTGGAAGCCCGCCGAGAAGGACAGGAGCGCCATCATAGTAAGGGGCGTGGAGGACGTGCTGGTAAGGTTCGCCGGGTGCTGCAACCCGCTTCCCGGAGACGAGATAGAGGGCTTCATAACACACGGCCAGGGCGTGTCGGTCCATGCCACAGGTTGTCCGAACCTCCTGCACATAGACAGGGACAGGAGGATAGAGGTGGCCTGGGACAAGAAGGCCAGGTCGATGAGGCCGGTATCCATCCAGGTAGTCTCAAGGAACGAGAAGGGCCTCCTGGCCGAGATGACCAACGCCATAAAGACTGCGGACGCCAACATAACGAGCGCCGACATAAGGACAGACCAGGACAACAAGGCGATATGCACCTTCGAGGTCGAGGTGAGCGACGCGAACCACCTTAAGACCATCATCTCGGCCCTGAAAAAGATAAAGAAGGTATCAAAGGTCGAAAGGATTAAAGCGCTTAAAGCAAGGGAGTCTGAGGCTGAAAGCGTATCCTGA
- a CDS encoding metal-dependent hydrolase translates to MRITWQGHSCFIIEADGKRVIIDPFLNGNPLAKIKPSEIKVDAVLVTHGHSDHLGDAIEISKANKAPVIGTFELVNYCTERGATGHPMHIGGSYTFPFGRVKLTIAHHGSTTDTGPVGNPCGLIVSMGGKTIYHAGDTGLFSDMALIGEINPIDCALLPIGDNFTMGIEDAIRAVGFLKPAAVVPMHYNTFDMIRQDPEIFRKGLAGKPVDVKVMKPGESIDI, encoded by the coding sequence ATGAGGATCACATGGCAGGGGCACTCCTGTTTTATCATTGAGGCCGATGGCAAGCGCGTCATAATCGACCCGTTCCTTAACGGCAACCCGCTTGCGAAGATAAAGCCTTCGGAAATCAAGGTAGATGCCGTGCTTGTAACCCACGGCCACTCAGACCACCTTGGCGACGCGATAGAGATATCGAAGGCCAACAAGGCCCCTGTCATAGGGACCTTCGAGCTCGTGAACTACTGTACCGAAAGGGGCGCGACAGGCCACCCTATGCACATAGGCGGGAGCTACACATTCCCATTCGGCCGGGTGAAGCTGACGATAGCCCACCACGGCTCCACAACCGATACCGGCCCGGTCGGGAACCCATGCGGCTTGATAGTCAGCATGGGCGGCAAGACGATCTATCACGCGGGCGACACCGGCCTCTTCTCCGACATGGCCCTCATTGGGGAGATAAATCCCATCGACTGCGCCCTGCTGCCGATTGGCGACAACTTCACCATGGGCATAGAGGACGCGATAAGGGCCGTTGGCTTCCTTAAGCCTGCTGCCGTCGTCCCGATGCACTACAATACCTTTGACATGATAAGGCAGGACCCGGAGATATTCCGAAAAGGGCTTGCGGGAAAGCCGGTGGATGTCAAGGTGATGAAGCCGGGTGAGAGTATAGATATCTGA
- the leuD gene encoding 3-isopropylmalate dehydratase small subunit (catalyzes the isomerization between 2-isopropylmalate and 3-isopropylmalate in leucine biosynthesis): protein MNFKGKVWKFGADIDTDKIIPARYLNTSDPKELANHCMEDEDPSFASKVEPGDIILADKNFGCGSSREHAPIAIKAAGVACVIAKSFARIFYRNSFNMGLSILESEEVFASTDQGDILEVDIASGKIVNLTKGRSFMARPVPPFMQELIKAGGLMESIRKRGNI from the coding sequence ATGAACTTCAAGGGCAAGGTCTGGAAATTCGGAGCCGACATCGATACCGACAAGATAATCCCGGCAAGGTATCTCAATACGTCCGACCCGAAGGAGCTGGCAAACCACTGCATGGAGGACGAAGACCCGTCGTTCGCTTCAAAGGTAGAGCCTGGGGACATAATACTGGCAGACAAGAACTTCGGCTGCGGCTCGTCGAGGGAGCACGCGCCCATAGCTATTAAGGCCGCCGGGGTCGCCTGCGTCATAGCCAAGAGCTTCGCGAGGATATTCTACAGGAACTCTTTCAACATGGGGCTTTCCATACTCGAATCCGAAGAGGTTTTCGCCTCAACGGACCAGGGAGACATACTCGAGGTTGATATCGCTAGCGGCAAGATAGTAAACCTCACCAAAGGCAGGAGCTTTATGGCCCGGCCTGTGCCGCCTTTCATGCAGGAGCTTATAAAGGCAGGCGGGCTCATGGAGTCGATAAGGAAGAGGGGGAATATATGA